Proteins from one Leptospira johnsonii genomic window:
- a CDS encoding helix-turn-helix domain-containing protein encodes MIDRYDFVSDGLSESTTAKLDLMRVETDAVMQTAELIFNAMQGAGWNQKQLAASLEVTPGYVSRLLSGAENITVKQISRVLFKLGRHYIQESCPIGTDYFRHIKFGSQYKFEKREHTQEGQIENNGWAILRFDKDNIVKDQSNGNSSDWIGKAV; translated from the coding sequence ATGATCGATAGATATGACTTCGTGTCTGATGGTTTAAGCGAATCCACTACGGCTAAGTTGGATTTGATGCGCGTGGAGACTGATGCGGTCATGCAGACCGCCGAGCTGATTTTCAATGCGATGCAGGGGGCCGGATGGAACCAAAAACAATTGGCCGCCTCTTTAGAGGTCACTCCTGGATACGTATCTCGTTTATTGAGTGGAGCTGAAAATATAACAGTAAAACAAATCTCCAGGGTATTATTTAAATTAGGAAGACATTATATACAAGAGAGTTGTCCAATCGGAACAGATTATTTTCGGCATATAAAGTTTGGATCTCAGTATAAATTTGAAAAACGAGAGCATACCCAAGAAGGACAAATTGAGAATAACGGATGGGCAATTTTACGATTTGATAAGGATAATATTGTAAAAGACCAGTCAAATGGCAATTCTTCCGATTGGATTGGTAAAGCTGTATGA
- a CDS encoding type II toxin-antitoxin system RelE/ParE family toxin, protein MEAKNRKEHGGWLIQKGKRFSIIAAIAENGDSPFFEYFSDLKKRLEELSGKSAELMNFRRLDHYFRRFSESGPWFINTQIKKLGGELFEFKIIETGLRVFFFYDPDNQAVIVLTHQFVKKQQRTKKEEIERAEKIRASFLRNR, encoded by the coding sequence GTGGAAGCCAAGAATAGAAAAGAACATGGTGGCTGGTTAATCCAAAAAGGAAAGAGGTTCAGTATAATAGCTGCAATTGCGGAAAACGGAGATTCACCGTTCTTTGAATATTTTTCGGATTTGAAAAAGCGACTGGAAGAGCTTTCCGGCAAATCTGCCGAACTCATGAACTTTCGGAGATTAGATCACTATTTCCGAAGATTCTCTGAATCTGGACCTTGGTTTATTAATACCCAGATTAAAAAGTTAGGAGGTGAGTTATTCGAATTTAAAATTATAGAAACTGGGCTAAGGGTCTTCTTCTTTTACGATCCTGATAACCAAGCTGTAATCGTTCTTACGCACCAGTTCGTAAAAAAGCAGCAGAGAACGAAAAAGGAAGAGATAGAGAGAGCGGAGAAAATCCGTGCTTCTTTTTTAAGGAATAGATAA
- a CDS encoding restriction endonuclease subunit S: MEVRKGYKQTEVGIIPEDWEVATLGNLINNIEYGSSTKSKFVGKIPVLRMGNIQDGKIDWDNLVFTDNETEIQKYLLNKGNVLFNRTNTIDLVGKTAIYNGERPAIFAGYLIRIKVSDSLLNAEYLNYFLNTKPAKKHGRLVLSIAVGQANINGQKLKKYPIPRPPTLAEQEAIATVLSDTDALIARLETLLSKKRQIKQGAMQELLTGKRRLPGFTVEWETKNLADVCNKITTGKLDANAMSETGEYRFYTCAKEYYYIDYYAFNTEALLISGNGANVGYIHYFKGKFNAYQRTYVLTDFTANPIYLKIYLESNFKNRINTEVNAGNTPYIKMNTISEMDIKLPPTLAEQTAIATVLSDIDSEIEALEKKISKYKQIKQGMMQKLLTGEIRLV; encoded by the coding sequence ATGGAAGTGAGGAAGGGATATAAGCAAACGGAAGTGGGGATCATTCCGGAAGATTGGGAGGTAGCAACGCTTGGAAACCTCATAAATAATATCGAGTATGGGTCTTCGACCAAATCGAAATTCGTTGGTAAAATTCCAGTATTGCGAATGGGCAATATCCAAGACGGGAAGATCGATTGGGATAATCTTGTCTTCACAGACAATGAAACAGAGATTCAAAAGTATTTATTAAATAAAGGCAATGTACTTTTCAATAGGACCAATACAATTGACCTTGTAGGAAAAACAGCGATTTATAATGGCGAACGTCCCGCAATTTTCGCGGGATATCTGATTCGCATAAAAGTTTCAGATTCCCTACTTAATGCTGAATACTTAAATTATTTCCTTAATACAAAACCTGCAAAAAAACACGGTAGGTTAGTTTTAAGTATTGCGGTAGGCCAAGCAAATATCAATGGGCAAAAATTAAAAAAATATCCAATCCCGCGCCCTCCCACTCTCGCCGAACAAGAAGCGATTGCCACAGTCCTCTCAGACACCGATGCCCTGATCGCTCGATTAGAAACTCTTCTCTCTAAAAAACGACAGATTAAACAAGGAGCAATGCAAGAGCTTCTAACAGGAAAGCGGAGATTGCCGGGGTTTACTGTAGAATGGGAAACGAAGAATCTTGCTGATGTATGCAATAAAATTACCACAGGAAAATTAGACGCAAATGCCATGTCAGAAACTGGCGAATATAGATTTTATACATGTGCGAAAGAATACTATTATATCGATTACTACGCTTTTAATACCGAAGCCTTACTAATTTCTGGAAATGGAGCTAACGTGGGCTATATTCATTATTTTAAAGGGAAATTCAACGCTTATCAAAGAACTTATGTTTTAACCGATTTCACAGCAAATCCGATTTATTTGAAGATATATTTGGAATCAAACTTCAAAAATCGAATCAATACAGAAGTCAATGCTGGAAATACTCCGTACATTAAAATGAATACGATTTCAGAGATGGATATAAAACTCCCCCCTACTCTCGCAGAACAAACCGCCATCGCGACAGTCCTGTCCGACATAGATTCCGAAATCGAAGCCTTGGAAAAAAAGATCTCCAAATACAAACAGATCAAACAAGGAATGATGCAAAAATTACTTACGGGAGAAATCCGCCTTGTATGA
- a CDS encoding type I restriction-modification system subunit M — translation MAIKKSELYSSLWASCDELRGGMDASQYKDYVLVMLFVKYISDRYSGEKFSPIVIPKGASFQDMIALKGKKTIGDDINKKILGPIGEANQISDFPDFNDVNKLGSGQDMVDKLTNLIGIFENPALNFSNNRADGDDILGDAYEYLMRHFATESGKSKGQFYTPSEVSRIMAKVIGVSASNRSDITAYDPTAGSGSLLLKVADEAGKKLTLYGQEMDVATASLARMNMILHDNPSALIRQGNTLSNPLFLSDKGSLKQFDYFVSNPPFSFKSWSNGVDPVNDPYERFKNFGIPPSKNGDFAFLLHAVRSLKSTGKGAIILPHGVLFRGNAEAEIRKNLIQKGYIKGIIGLPANLFYGTGIPACILVIDKEKAETRQELFIIDASKGFIKDGNKNRLREQDIHKIVDIFNKQIELPKYSRRVPVSEIREKEYNLNIPRYIDSQEEEDIQDIEAHLQGGIPKSDIDALHSYWEICPGLSYSLFVEDRKGYMKLKIPKEEIKKTIFANPEFLEFGKRVGTIFSKWKEEYLEFCKSIGKTTKPKLFIQELSESLLDTFSSIPLLDKYDVYQHLMTHWLESMQDDVYLIVEDGWKVGTEIETELDKKGKILRQDGKLIPKSIIGRIFFQEELSHIEILESERDTLVQKLEELEEEQGGEEGLLAECKTEKDSLSPKLALARLKTIHSDPDAKEEKHAIETYLQFADKESESNRKIKNAEKELETKILAKYKSLKTEEIKTLVVEEKWFRQLSEDVQSEQNRISQRLTGRIQELAERYETPVKDILSEVESLESKVNSHLEKMGFVWK, via the coding sequence ATGGCAATTAAAAAATCAGAATTATATTCATCTCTTTGGGCAAGCTGCGACGAATTACGAGGAGGAATGGACGCGTCCCAATACAAGGATTACGTTCTTGTAATGCTTTTTGTGAAATACATCAGCGACCGTTATTCAGGCGAAAAATTCTCTCCGATTGTTATCCCAAAGGGAGCTAGTTTTCAAGATATGATCGCTCTCAAAGGCAAAAAGACCATTGGGGATGATATTAATAAAAAAATCCTAGGACCCATTGGAGAGGCCAATCAAATCTCCGATTTCCCTGATTTTAATGACGTAAACAAATTAGGAAGCGGTCAAGATATGGTGGATAAGCTCACCAATCTGATTGGCATTTTCGAGAATCCAGCCTTAAACTTTTCTAACAATCGAGCGGATGGGGACGATATCCTAGGGGATGCATACGAGTATCTGATGCGCCATTTTGCTACGGAGAGTGGAAAGAGTAAGGGGCAATTCTATACTCCTTCCGAAGTGAGTCGCATTATGGCAAAAGTAATCGGAGTTTCGGCCAGCAATCGTTCCGATATTACTGCGTATGATCCAACCGCTGGATCCGGTTCCCTGCTCCTCAAAGTCGCAGACGAAGCGGGAAAAAAACTAACGCTCTATGGCCAAGAGATGGATGTCGCAACTGCGTCGTTAGCTAGGATGAATATGATTCTCCACGACAATCCATCAGCTCTCATCAGACAAGGGAACACACTTTCTAATCCGCTTTTTTTATCGGATAAAGGTTCTTTAAAACAATTCGACTATTTTGTATCCAACCCTCCTTTTTCTTTTAAGTCTTGGAGCAATGGAGTAGATCCTGTCAATGATCCATATGAGAGATTCAAAAACTTCGGAATTCCCCCTTCCAAAAACGGAGACTTTGCATTTTTACTCCATGCCGTCCGGTCTTTGAAAAGTACAGGAAAAGGAGCGATCATTCTTCCACATGGGGTTCTGTTTCGAGGAAATGCAGAAGCAGAGATTCGAAAAAATCTGATCCAAAAAGGATACATCAAAGGAATAATTGGACTTCCTGCTAACTTGTTTTACGGAACAGGAATACCAGCATGCATCCTAGTCATCGATAAAGAAAAGGCCGAAACAAGACAAGAGCTCTTTATCATCGATGCCTCCAAAGGATTTATTAAAGACGGAAACAAAAACCGACTCCGAGAACAGGATATCCACAAGATTGTAGATATTTTTAATAAACAGATCGAACTTCCCAAATATAGCAGAAGGGTTCCCGTATCTGAAATCCGAGAGAAGGAATACAATTTAAATATCCCAAGATACATCGATAGCCAAGAAGAAGAGGACATCCAAGATATAGAAGCACATCTCCAGGGAGGAATCCCAAAATCGGATATAGATGCGTTGCATTCTTATTGGGAAATTTGTCCCGGTCTCTCCTATTCACTATTTGTGGAGGACCGAAAAGGGTATATGAAATTAAAGATTCCGAAAGAAGAAATCAAAAAAACGATTTTTGCCAATCCTGAATTTCTGGAGTTCGGAAAACGAGTGGGAACAATCTTTTCGAAATGGAAAGAAGAGTATCTGGAATTCTGCAAATCGATCGGAAAGACCACAAAACCAAAACTCTTTATCCAAGAACTTTCCGAATCTCTTTTAGATACTTTTAGCTCCATTCCTTTACTCGATAAATATGATGTCTACCAACACCTCATGACTCATTGGTTGGAATCCATGCAGGATGACGTGTATCTCATTGTAGAAGATGGTTGGAAGGTCGGCACCGAAATAGAAACCGAGTTAGACAAAAAAGGCAAAATCCTCCGTCAGGATGGAAAGCTGATCCCAAAATCGATTATCGGCCGAATTTTTTTCCAAGAAGAACTCAGTCACATAGAAATCTTAGAATCAGAACGGGACACTTTGGTTCAAAAATTAGAAGAACTGGAAGAAGAGCAAGGAGGAGAAGAAGGGCTGCTTGCTGAATGCAAGACGGAGAAAGACAGCCTTTCCCCTAAGCTCGCCTTGGCCCGACTCAAAACAATACATTCCGATCCGGATGCCAAGGAAGAAAAACATGCCATAGAAACATATCTACAGTTTGCCGATAAAGAAAGCGAGTCCAACCGTAAGATCAAAAATGCAGAAAAAGAATTAGAAACCAAGATCTTAGCAAAGTACAAATCCTTAAAAACCGAAGAAATCAAAACTTTGGTAGTAGAAGAAAAATGGTTCCGACAACTTTCCGAAGACGTCCAGTCCGAACAAAATCGGATCAGCCAAAGACTTACCGGACGCATCCAAGAACTGGCGGAACGTTATGAAACACCCGTGAAAGATATCCTTTCCGAAGTGGAATCCTTAGAATCCAAGGTAAATTCCCATCTGGAAAAAATGGGGTTCGTATGGAAGTGA
- a CDS encoding MATE family efflux transporter — MEAIQKDPKLEPKGTSLWRELRKALTGTEADYTQISLGKAVFLLSVPMVLELVMESAFAVVDIYFVGALGPSAVAAVGLTETYLFLLYSLAIGMSTAVTAIIARRIGEGDKEQAGIAAVQSVFLSILVSLPFAIFGVWFAKDLLSLMGGDPWVVEHGSRYTQWIFGGNIVIMLLFGLNAVFRGAGDAAIAMRVLWISNGLNMILDPIFIFGFGPVPAMGIEGAAIATNIGRGVGVLFQIYLLLKGGKHIRVLRSQISIHWKIISDIVRTSLGGIGQTIIGMTSWIFLVRIISEFGSEAVAGATIALRIMMFTLMPSWGMSNAVATLVGQNLGAGKPDRAERSVWIVGVWNMVFLIGVSICYFIFRESLMSIFSDDAKVISIGSEWLGIVSYSYFVYAWWMVSVQAFNGAGDTTTPTLINLVFFWMLQIPFAYVLAKVLSFGYSGVFWASMITETSVGLFTLWLFRKGGWKTSKV, encoded by the coding sequence ATGGAAGCTATACAAAAAGATCCAAAGTTAGAACCCAAAGGAACTTCCCTTTGGAGAGAATTAAGAAAAGCGCTTACGGGAACGGAAGCGGATTACACACAGATTTCGCTCGGCAAGGCCGTTTTCCTACTATCTGTTCCGATGGTTTTGGAATTGGTCATGGAGTCTGCATTTGCAGTTGTTGATATTTATTTTGTGGGCGCTTTAGGTCCTTCTGCAGTTGCCGCAGTCGGGCTTACCGAGACATATTTGTTTCTTCTGTATTCTCTCGCCATTGGGATGTCCACTGCAGTGACCGCGATCATCGCTAGAAGGATCGGAGAAGGGGATAAGGAACAAGCCGGGATTGCCGCTGTTCAATCCGTTTTTCTCTCCATACTTGTTTCGTTACCTTTTGCTATCTTCGGAGTTTGGTTTGCGAAAGATCTTCTTTCACTCATGGGTGGAGATCCTTGGGTTGTGGAGCATGGATCTCGTTATACTCAATGGATCTTTGGCGGAAATATCGTAATCATGCTTTTGTTCGGACTCAATGCGGTTTTTAGAGGTGCGGGAGACGCAGCAATCGCAATGAGAGTTTTATGGATTTCTAATGGTCTTAATATGATCCTGGATCCGATCTTTATCTTCGGCTTTGGTCCAGTCCCGGCTATGGGCATCGAAGGTGCCGCCATCGCTACGAATATCGGAAGAGGGGTCGGAGTTCTTTTTCAAATCTATCTGCTTCTAAAAGGTGGAAAACATATCCGAGTGCTTCGTTCCCAAATTAGTATTCACTGGAAAATCATCTCAGATATAGTTCGCACTTCTCTTGGTGGGATCGGACAAACTATTATCGGAATGACTTCTTGGATCTTTCTTGTTAGGATTATTTCTGAATTTGGGAGTGAGGCGGTAGCAGGAGCTACGATCGCTCTTCGGATCATGATGTTTACTCTAATGCCTTCTTGGGGAATGTCGAACGCAGTTGCGACGTTAGTTGGCCAGAATTTAGGAGCGGGGAAACCGGATCGTGCAGAAAGGTCTGTTTGGATTGTTGGGGTATGGAATATGGTCTTTCTAATCGGAGTTTCCATCTGCTATTTTATTTTCAGAGAATCTCTTATGTCGATCTTTTCTGATGACGCGAAAGTGATCTCTATCGGTTCTGAGTGGTTAGGGATAGTTTCCTATTCCTATTTTGTATATGCTTGGTGGATGGTCAGTGTTCAGGCCTTTAACGGGGCGGGAGATACTACCACTCCTACGTTAATCAATCTTGTCTTTTTTTGGATGCTTCAAATTCCTTTTGCTTACGTTTTGGCGAAGGTTCTTTCTTTCGGATACTCTGGAGTATTTTGGGCAAGTATGATCACGGAAACTTCTGTGGGATTGTTCACTCTTTGGTTATTCCGAAAAGGTGGATGGAAGACTTCGAAGGTTTGA
- a CDS encoding protein-export chaperone SecB, giving the protein MNQSEDKSVNKVRFNYAVMVACEFRRAPILKENSSINFFPTIFTESNVEDGVSARHFGIRLTNDDQTMECYVEYVGVFQNIGAGQTEFERFLKYNAVAVLIPYVRETIQAILQRSGVQSSPFPIINVFEFVDQYEKELEEGKVV; this is encoded by the coding sequence ATGAATCAATCAGAAGACAAGTCTGTCAATAAAGTTCGGTTCAATTATGCCGTAATGGTTGCTTGCGAATTCCGGAGAGCTCCAATCTTAAAAGAGAATAGCAGCATAAATTTTTTCCCCACAATTTTTACGGAATCAAATGTCGAAGATGGAGTTTCCGCCCGACATTTTGGGATCCGATTGACGAATGACGATCAAACTATGGAATGTTACGTGGAATATGTTGGCGTTTTTCAAAACATAGGTGCTGGACAAACTGAGTTTGAAAGGTTCTTAAAATATAACGCTGTTGCTGTGCTAATTCCTTACGTTCGAGAAACCATCCAGGCAATTCTGCAAAGATCTGGTGTTCAATCTTCACCCTTTCCTATTATCAATGTATTTGAATTTGTAGATCAATATGAGAAGGAGCTGGAAGAAGGAAAGGTAGTATAA
- a CDS encoding sterol desaturase family protein has protein sequence MYNFGNEVILFLQEISYTWAALLFLIENLLIFACSVYIGNLLVKRYAHRRIVPTPPKIESKEILFAISTILLNTIVTLIGLWLWRTGSIRFRNDIGGLALFDILILFLLMDIGMYALHRIAHIRFIYPFAHRTHHDYDKPRPLTLFVLNPLEALGFGALWLLVICAYDFSWAGMIIYLGLNVVFGAIGHLGVEPLSEKWLRSSLFKVLTTSTFHARHHQDEDHNFGFYTSIWDRIFDTYSP, from the coding sequence ATGTATAATTTTGGAAACGAAGTAATTCTATTTCTCCAAGAAATTTCTTATACTTGGGCTGCTTTATTATTCTTGATTGAAAATCTTCTGATCTTCGCTTGTTCGGTGTATATTGGAAATCTGCTGGTTAAACGTTATGCTCATCGCCGTATTGTTCCGACCCCTCCCAAAATCGAGTCTAAGGAGATCTTATTCGCGATCTCTACTATACTCCTTAATACTATTGTTACATTGATCGGGCTTTGGCTTTGGAGAACAGGTTCTATTCGATTCCGGAATGATATTGGGGGCCTTGCGTTATTTGATATTTTGATCCTTTTTTTGCTTATGGATATAGGCATGTATGCACTGCATAGGATTGCTCATATTCGGTTTATTTATCCATTCGCTCATAGAACTCACCATGATTATGATAAACCTCGTCCTTTGACTCTATTCGTTCTCAATCCTCTGGAGGCTCTTGGTTTCGGCGCCCTTTGGTTATTGGTGATCTGCGCTTATGATTTTTCTTGGGCGGGGATGATTATTTATTTAGGATTGAATGTAGTATTCGGAGCGATCGGTCATTTAGGGGTAGAACCTTTGTCTGAAAAATGGCTTAGGTCTTCTTTGTTCAAAGTGCTGACCACTAGCACATTTCATGCAAGACATCATCAGGATGAAGATCATAATTTCGGTTTTTATACCTCTATTTGGGACCGGATATTCGATACTTATTCTCCATAG